In a genomic window of Diabrotica undecimpunctata isolate CICGRU chromosome 2, icDiaUnde3, whole genome shotgun sequence:
- the LOC140433936 gene encoding uncharacterized protein: protein MADVEIDTEHLISLVHGRPVIWDKTSETYKERNETRSAWQEICRELKNSFEVLESNNKTKFGKQVMKKWGNIRDTFQKSCKKIKIVKKSGAEAVTHKKYIDNKQLQFLKKVFEERQTEDSLTNTGLSEVSEAATFDTSFTDSNICKENTAANVTNPHVYKFSKTPIGRKHKFLGNKKNKTNLIDFLKSAVSEALALGSSGDQAESDADTVIIRSALAVFQPYDFMTVMAEAIDIIILLTALGREQFNIVCPNV from the exons ATGGCTGATGTGGAAATTGATACAGAGCATTTAATAAGTTTGGTGCATGGAAGACCTGTAATATGGGACAAGACAAGCGAAACATACAAAGAGAGAAATGAAACCAGAAGTGCTTGGCAAGAAATTTGTAGGGAACTGAAGAATAGCTTTGAGGTGTTGGAATCTAATAACAAGACAAAGTTTG GTAAACAGGTgatgaaaaaatggggaaataTCCGTGATACGTTTCAAAAATcttgtaaaaaaattaagataGTTAAAAAATCGGGAGCTGAAGCAGTAACTCATAAAAAGTATATTGATAACAAGCAGTTACAATTCCTAAAAAAGGTATTTGAGGAACGCCAAACAGAAGATAGTTTAACTAACACTGGACTATCAGAAGTATCAGAAGCAGCAACATTTGACACTAGTTTCACCGACAGTAACATTTGTAAAGAAAATACCGCTGCCAATGTAACTAATCCACATGTTTACAAATTTTCCAAAACGCCAATAGGAAGAAAAC ATAAGTTTCTTGGTaataaaaagaacaaaacaaacttaatagACTTTCTCAAATCTGCTGTATCAGAAGCTTTAGCTTTGGGTTCTAGTGGCGACCAGGCTGAATCTGATGCAGACACAGTCATCATTCGTTCTGCGCTTGCTGTATTCCAACCATATGATTTTATGACTGTCATGGCAGAGGCCATTGACATCATTATCTTGCTCACGGCATTAGGAAGGGAGCAGTTCAATATTGTGTGTCCAAATgtctaa